From a region of the Arachis ipaensis cultivar K30076 chromosome B09, Araip1.1, whole genome shotgun sequence genome:
- the LOC107615033 gene encoding uncharacterized protein LOC107615033, with the protein MWKKQWKRRGGHRRLHLDTAGDHQIVEGLHGFEQEILAAEETSAGGGDRLRFCHNSCLALRSRPPSSSSAALSFLAVPSSPRNYPLSFCHVSSSSAQVDQHQQESHLPRSPDLVALEYADLNLSYDLDLGHVRIRQHVNPLSSSFSVPAQVPDWNQVFADPMLPLMVDIGCGSGRFLMWLAKRNPKVRNYLGLEIRRKLVKRAEIWLKDLGLDNIHFLFANATISFKQLVEAYPGPLQLVSILCPDPHFKKRHHKRRVLQKPLVGAIVDNLVPGGQVFVQSDVLEMALDMRDQFDEVDKLKHIDTLNPDISCDGEGWLLSNPMGIRTEREIHAEYEGAKIYRRLYQKQ; encoded by the exons ATGTGGAAGAAGCAGTGGAAGAGGAGAGGAGGTCATAGGCGGCTTCATCTTGATACTGCCGGAGATCATCAAATCGTGGAAGGGCTCCACGGTTTTGAACAGGAGATACTAGCGGCGGAGGAAACCAGCGCAGGGGGCGGAGACCG ATTACGGTTCTGCCACAACTCGTGTCTTGCTCTGAGGAGTcgccctccttcttcttcttccgcgGCGTTATCCTTTCTTGCCGTTCCCTCTTCCCCTCGTAATTATCCTCTCTCATTCTGCCACGTGTCTTCTTCTTCAGCTCAAGTGGACCAGCACCAACAAGAGTCTCATCTTCCCCGTAGCCCTGACTTGGTTGCATTGGAATATGCTGATCTCAATCTCTCTTACGACTTG GATCTGGGTCATGTTAGGATAAGGCAACATGTTAATCCCCTGAGCTCTTCTTTCTCA GTACCTGCACAAGTACCAGACTGGAACCAGGTCTTTGCAGATCCAATGCTGCCGCTCATGGTGGATATTGGATGCG GTAGTGGCAGGTTTCTTATGTGGCTTGCTAAAAGGAATCCTAAAGTGAGAAATTATTTGGGGTTGGAAATACGGAGAAAG CTCGTCAAGCGTGCTGAGATATGGCTCAAAGATCTGGGTCTTGATAACAT ACATTTCTTGTTTGCAAATGCCACGATTTCTTTCAAGCAGTTGGTAGAAGCATATCCTGGGCCCTTGCAGTTAGTTTCAATTTTG TGTCCAGATCCACATTTCAAGAAGAGACATCATAAAAGGAGAGTTCTGCAGAAGCCATTGGTTGGTGCTATTGTAGATAATTTAGTGCCCGGAGGAcag GTGTTTGTACAGTCCGACGTGCTTGAAATGGCACTTGACATGAGAGATCAGTTTGATGAAGTTGACAAGCTCAAACACATTGATACATTGAATCCGGATATTTCATGTGATGGTGAAGGGTGGTTGTTAAGCAATCCAATGGGGATAAGAACTGAGAGAGAGATTCACGCAGAATACGAAGGTGCGAAAATCTACCGAAGGTTGTACCAGAAGCAGTAG
- the LOC107619069 gene encoding glycine-rich protein A3 translates to MSKDKNDGETSEKGLFSHLGGSHYYPSAPPYPPPYPAAATGYPPQGGYPPTAYPPAGYPPAGGYPPGGYPPQGGYPPPGAYPPHGGYPPSGYPPAGYPPSGYSPAGYPLSGYPPQAYPVSHGHHNSGHWPGGVGGMLAGGAAAAAAMYGAHHLTHGHYGHHHGFFGHGKFKHGKFKHGKFGKRWKHGMFKRWK, encoded by the exons ATGAGTAAAGACAAGAATGATGGTGAGACTAGTGAGAAAGGACTATTTTCACATTTAGGAGGAAGCCATTATTATCCATCAGCACCACCCTATCCCCCTCCATACCCGGCAGCAGCAACAGGGTATCCACCACAAGGAGGCTATCCCCCAACTGCCTACCCACCAGCCGGGTATCCACCCGCCGGAGGATATCCTCCTGGAGGATATCCACCTCAAGGAGGGTATCCGCCGCCTGGAGCATATCCACCACATGGAGGTTATCCTCCTTCAGGGTATCCACCTGCTGGTTATCCTCCTTCGGGATATTCACCTGCTGGTTATCCTCTTTCGGGGTATCCACCACAAGCTTATCCTGTTTCACATGGCCATCATAATTCAG GGCACTGGCCTGGTGGCGTTGGTGGAATGTTAGCAGGGGGTGCTGCTGCTGCAGCCGCTATGTATGGTGCTCACCATTTGACTCATGGTCATTATGGTCATCATCATGGGTTCTTTGGTCATGGAAAGTTTAAGCATGGGAAATTTAAGCATGGCAAATTCGGCAAGCGTTGGAAGCATGGCATGTTCAAGCGATGGAAGTGA
- the LOC107618964 gene encoding uncharacterized protein LOC107618964 yields MNLLIPNIPQQISFSKSVSLSLSVSVTPTPQPPVRPRFPAIIRMGGGPRTYPGGVSKWQWKRMQAKKAKQLLKARLSRERHIYEMRKRAELRAAVSDLERPWEPVQQAPTLFSVRADEQVKVLADRFQRPGGFDLWSEKDGPQLFETPDELPSARFFPKGVVHSIRPYRRIDADELLGKGSGVSDHRDGEDSSSAARFLSEGLDDESDDQECSSALLSSSENNGVSVHGGLKNDGRNGQRLLFEHVDNEGFSSSPLDYGRKGLNSGGRMRKNRNGSRLMSEGGRDGFDNEVCSSSPLSYGRSGGNYDGRMRRNTNGRRPFSKDDDYGSDDGEYSFSPFNSERNGVDGRMRKNGNGRRFPSRDVSGSDDGEYPSSPFSSERNGGNVDGRMRKNGNGRRLASRDVNGSNGSYSGRVGSGTRQGWGNPSANRRGSANRRGGTYSSRNSSYDLPRFRDANSEVYDMDLQHDGSYGFHRKSEQSKSRNC; encoded by the exons ATGAATCTTTTAATCCCCAATATCCCACAGCAGATCTCATTCTCCAAATCAGTGTCACTGTCACTCTCAGTATCGGTGACACCCACTCCCCAGCCCCCCGTGCGCCCTCGGTTTCCCGCCATAATCCGAATGGGCGGGGGACCGAGGACGTACCCGGGCGGGGTCTCCAAGTGGCAGTGGAAGCGCATGCAGGCCAAGAAGGCCAAGCAGCTCCTCAAAGCCCGCCTCTCCCGCGAGCGTCACATTTATGAGATGCGCAAGCGGGCCGAGCTCCGGGCCGCCGTCTCCGACCTCGAGAGACCCTGGGAGCCCGTCCAGCAGGCCCCCACCTTGTTCTCTGTGCGGGCCGACGAGCAGGTCAAGGTCCTCGCCGACAG GTTCCAAAGACCTGGTGGGTTTGACCTCTGGAGCGAGAAGGACGGGCCTCAGTTGTTTGAAACTCCTGATGAGTTGCCATCTGCAAGGTTCTTCCCCAAAGGGGTTGTTCATAGTATCAGGCCTTATAGGAGGATTGATGCTGATGAGTTGCTGGGGAAGGGTAGCGGGGTTAGTGATCATAGAGATGGAGAGGATTCTTCTTCTGCTGCAAGGTTTTTATCTGAGGGTCTGGATGATGAGTCTGATGATCAGGAGTGTTCTTCAGCTTTGTTGAGCTCTTCAGAGAATAATGGGGTGAGTGTTCATGGTGGATTGAAGAATGATGGGAGGAATGGACAGAGACTTTTGTTTGAGCATGTTGACAATGAAgggttttcttcttctcctttggaTTATGGGAGGAAGGGATTGAATTCTGGCGGCCGAATGAGGAAGAATAGGAATGGAAGCAGGCTTATGTCAGAGGGTGGTCGTGATGGGTTTGATAATGAAGTGTGTTCTTCTTCTCCTTTGAGTTATGGAAGAAGTGGAGGGAATTATGATGGTAGAATGAGAAGGAATACGAATGGAAGGAGGCCTTTTTCAAAGGATGATGATTATGGATCTGATGATGGGGAGTATTCATTTTCTCCTTTCAATTCTGAGAGGAATGGAGTTGATGGCAGAATGAGGAAGAATGGGAATGGAAGGAGGTTTCCATCAAGGGATGTTAGTGGGTCTGATGATGGAGAGTATCCCTCTTCTCCTTTCAGTTCTGAGAGGAATGGAGGGAATGTTGATGGCAGAATGAGGAAGAATGGGAATGGAAGGAGGTTGGCATCCAGGGATGTTAATGGGTCTAATGGGTCGTACTCTGGCCGAGTTGGTTCTGGTACGAGGCAGGGTTGGGGTAATCCTAGTGCCAACAGAAGaggtagtgccaacagaagaggTGGAACATACAGTAGCAGAAATTCAAGCTATGATTTGCCAAGATTCAGAGATGCTAATTCTGAAGTTTATGATATGGATTTGCAACATGATGGAAGTTACGGGTTCCACAGGAAGAGTGAGCAATCTAAATCTAGAAATTGTTAA